The Myripristis murdjan chromosome 17, fMyrMur1.1, whole genome shotgun sequence DNA segment tacttaagtaggtTTTTGCAGCAGTACGTCTGTTTCTACTGGAggcaaatatcagcaaagtaacagtattTCTACTTGAGTGGaaatttgtagtactctttccaccaatGATTTTGTCCAAAGTGCAACAAAGCAAGGGTGTGCCAACAAAATTACAAACATAGAAAACATAGAAAACAGACACTACCATCAATTTTTCCTCCCAATTTCCCAATTTTCTCCAGTTAAATGTAAATGAGCAGATTCCATTTATTAAAAGGAACAGTCAATAGATGAGACACAGATGGTGACATCACTGTGGTGCCAGAGCTGCTTTCTGCTGGTCAGTTTATAAAAAGCCTGAAGGATATGACCTTTGCCATATGACAAGACTGAGGCTCAACAGAAGAATCAGATATATTTAGAAATGGCATAGCCTTTGTAAAGAATTCTTACAATCATGCTAAAACACTAATGgaagtaaaataaatcaaatgaattctgctgtaaaaatgttaTGAAATAATGCAGCCCAGGAGCttgcttatttttcattattaaagaGTGAGAGAACATTTTCCTTATGACTTTACTCTTTTTTCTTCACATAACTCATTAAACCACATCTGAACACATTCACTtgtcctcctctgctttctGGATTTCTTTCCTTAGTTCTTGGTATGCACTACTGTCTGACGCTCTCAATCAGTCACTGGAGTTTTAGCACAATGGCGCCATGCTGTCTTTGCTTTTGGCCCCCAGCCAAGGCTTCCCTCAAATCCTTACCTGATGCCCTCAGCTTGCCCCTCTGTCCAGCTCTGCCAACTGCTCTGATTCTCCGTCCTCCTCAGTTTTTGAAACCTGATCTACTCAGCACCTGATACCtaatgctgatgacacacaaaagagagagggatacCAAAAGATTTTAAGCTAGCATAATGATTTTGTTGATTTAGTGAATTCTTGCAATCTTGTGATTCTGTAATTCTGGCGATGCTAAATTTTAGTTCTAGCACCCTGTCATACATTGTCATTATACTGCTGCAGCACGTTTTCCAAAGCCCTTATTTAAAATCCACGTATGCTGATGAATAGGCAGTTTTCTGTCAACTGGAGCAACCCTGTGGCTGGGCCTATGGAGATGTAGGCTAATTCTGTACGATAAACTTTGGATAACATTAGCTAATCCTCGCTCAAACGGTCTCAAGCTGCCAGAGCCTTGCACAAGATCAAGGGGTTTGACTGACTGCAGTCAGAAAGGTGCTGACCCAGACCCATTTCTGTAAAGACAATGCAATAAGCCATCCACACAGAGAAACCAATATGGGGGAGCAGGCCCATGTGTCACCAAAAAGCCGTTGTATTCTCTTTTATGTTCTTggcgatttaaaaaaaaaaaaaatctatgggAAGCAAGGACAATCTTCAGATCAGGCAATAATTTCCCTGCTCCATAGTACATATTCTTCCTGTGTTTAACATACAACAAGCaatatcttatatttttttatctctcATCAAGGACAagacaaatgcatgcacattaTCAAATCAACAAACCTTAATTCAATTTACAGCAATCTTTTGttgaattaaaatttcagcctCTTGCAGTGAAAGAAGAGACATTGTTGTTCTTTAGAAAGGGCCAGAGAGAATTAAGGGGTAAATgtcaaatatacaaaatgtcATTCATGTCATAATTGGACTGCAGTGTCAGAAGAGCTTTGAGGCCTCCTGGGTGTTTTAATGGAGAGTGTAGCTTTCATCTTTTACGAGGTCAATTAAGGCAGAGAGAAGTAAGCTGAGAGCTCATAGATCACCTCCTGGGATTCCCATTCACTCTGTAGGAGAGCACTGCTGAGCTATGTAACTCAACACCCACAGAAAATTGATGCATGTGTTGAAAATCAATGCATGCAGTATACAGAATACaaacagagtggaaaaaaaacataggtttgatttacacacacagaaatgaacaTTTCTactcctcctctgttttataTGCCTTAATTATCTTAGAGCCGCCTGCTGGCTGACTTATCATCTCTGCTCTTTTCACCTTGGGAGGATTAGCCTAGCCTGAAGAGGGAATAGAGGTTAAGTTGAGTAGAGCATCACCCCAGCTGGTGCACTATGTGGTCTGTACGTGGTTTGACTCCATCCACTTATGGCTTCTGTCAAGCATTTCCATGGGTGTCAGCTCAGACCACAAGACAACAAGAACTACCCAGAGATCATCAGCGAACAGTGAATACCATACACATACATTTAAAGAATATGCACCACCCAGACAGGCACATCTGAAGCACATGGGGTTGAAATCATTGTAGCTGTTGCACACATGTGGTGTAGTATCATGTGAAATTACGGCTAAAATACAACTTTGGGGAGTTCCACATGCTAAAGAAATCAAAGGAGGAACAAAGGTGAATGAATTTGATTATTAATCAATCAATGCCATCATTAATGAGACAGTGCAGGCCACTGGCACAGGTGGGTTTTACTCACTCACTGCTAATCCCTGCTCCAACTGTCTCAGTTGCTCAGTCCTGCATAAGACCATACATGTTTCAGTCAGACACAAGTCTGGTTTATTTTGGGATATTTCTGAGTTGCTGGTCAGCCTCAAATGTTTTCCTatccatgtatttatttaattatttagtgCAGTTTTAGCATTTGATACCAACAACCAATAATAACTTCAATCTGACATATTAGTGGATTTTGTGTCAACCCCAAGACAAAACCAGAAACTCAAATCTCATCaaggacagaaaaaatacaCCCTTACTTAAGGTACTTAGTGGTGCTTAGAGTACCACATGCTTCAAAGTAAGAcaaagatgaagacagagaggaatgaCACTGATGATGTCAGGATATGAGCCTCACTGGCCGCTAGCGCTGGTGCTTCTGCCCCCTAGGGGACTGTTTACACCTGTGTATACAGCAGCCATAATCCCATCAAAACTCTCAGACATGATCTGTGTCTTCTAGGAATACAGAGCATGATGTAATTGGCGTACTTatcaaacaggaaaaagaaaagagagctgTATTTTCTCCCACAAAGCCAATGCATTTACACCAGACCAGTGGTTCTCCAAAAGTCCTGCTGGCTTCATCAGGAACCAGTACACACCTGGGATGCAAGGTGAGTGCAGTTTAATGCAAATAGCAACCTAGTGGGATATAAAGTAGCAGGTCCTCAGGAGTCGAACTAGAAATGAAAATCATGGAACTACTAACAACAGCAGGGTATATCTCAAAATGACTTGAATCTTCAAGGCCACCTTGTGACTATGTTCCtacacagcaaatttgaaaagatttcTATGAAAAATATTGGAGTTATTGCATTCacaaagtgtttgttttgtttgattgtggcaatacaggaaaggtcatggggtcgcCAAAATCAAAAATTCCCATAGAAACTGAAATATTATTTCTATGATTCTTTCTCTGAGGATTGCGAATGCGCACAGCAAAATCTAAAAGATTCAAAAGACCATGTTCATGGCCAGGATCTGACCTGCTGTCTCagggatatatatataaatgctttGTTACTTTTGGAGTGCCCATTTTCACCTTCTCAAGCATCTCTCAGTGTGAATTTAAGTTTTTACAGCGTTCAACGATTTTGAAGTTACAGAGATTACTGTGGTCTAGAAAATAAACGGCTTGTATGAGAGCTGGTGACATTATAACTCCATTTGTTTACTTCAAAACTGAAAAGGCTCGTTCTAATTTCAAAAGCAATTAACATAGTGATCCATGTGTTTTATAGAGCACATTGTTTGCATTTAGACAatgtaattttcaaaaaataagaaaaacaaaatcagaacaTGTGAGCTTTTCGAGAATGCTACACCTCCTGTTTTCATGCACATTCAGATGTAGGGTTGCATATGTGTTGAGGTATTGGAGCTGAACTCAGTGTCCTCACTAATGGTCAAAGACATCATGCTGGGTTCAGTCTTTGTGGCTGTTCCAGTGCTGCAGGTCAGTGCCTCCGTGCCAGGGGCTGCTTAGGGACTGATTAGTGTGGTGGCAAAGTTCTGGTGTAGCCAAGGGATAATGATCCTGAGGAGCTGAATATGCAGGGTCAATTTGTTGCTGTGGGGTTTGGATGGTCCGGCATGCTGGATTGGGAAAGGGGGCCTACCACACTGAAGAACAAAGCAGCTGAGGTGCAACGCCTGGGTCTCCATGGCTGTTCTGTGTCCACCTCCACTATCTGGCTCAAACATGCATGAGCACAGGCCAGCGTGTGACAAGACCCAGGCTGAGGACAGCCACTGTGACTGGTGCCTTTATGCACCACTGCAACACTGGGTAGCAGAAGAGCTGCAGGATGGAGAGGCGAGTGAGAGCTATCCAAGTGAGGATGATCATGAGGCCTCTGTCCAGTGCCACCAGTAAGATGAGGATGATCCAACAGGCACAATGAGTGGTGGGCAGGTTAGAAGGGACAGAGGTTGTGGTGCAGCATTAAAGCCTGCTATTCAGATACATTGCTGCCATATGAAGCTGAAATATAAATTACTGTGTAGCTCAGGTGTGTAATAAAAGGTCACCACAGTGAGGTAAGAGCAGAGGATGGTGATAATGAATGTTACCTCAAGAACACAGGCCCACATTGCAATCAGTCACTTCATCTTCACACAACAAATCATTAGACTGAAATCACGAAAGGGAAACCATTTGTCCAACATCAAATTAAGCTCTgaacaataacaatgatgatCACAATTtcagtgcatcattttaaaattaagttGCAGCTTTTCTTCATGTTGGACTGACTCCCAAACAAAAGATAATGGAGTGAAATCTGCAAAACATCCTCATCTCTGAGCACTGGATTTCACTGAGAATGAGATATGGTTTAGTTATTTCACTGAACACATCCAAGATtggattaaaacaaacagagccTCAGATACAATATGCTGTAACCCATTTGGTCCGTATACCCTTGGAGCGACGGTTGTATTTGCATTCTTGGCATCAGGTCAAGCTTATTAATGGTCGGCATCAGACCTCAACAATGATGTGCTTTGTCCCTTCTCATTTTGGTGTAATCAAGGACAGGATATCAAGCGGATCTCTGCTGTTTGCATATGATGTCACCCTCATGGCCTGATCTGACTGATCTCCAGTGTCCATAGAAAGGGGTTTGCTGCTGAGCGGGATGTGCTTGGGACGAGGGTCAGCAAATCTGAGGCTATGGTTCTGTCCCAGAAATATGGAGGAGCGGAATGTGATGTCGCTCCAAGAGGAGTGCTGTTAACTCAGGGTGTTGTTGAGTGGAGAGGCTGTGTCACAATTTACAGGTCAGTTTTCACTCCAACCTGCAGTAACGCTCACTCTTTGTGGgtagtgaaaaaagaaaaagattgcaGATACAGAGGGCAAAAACAAGGCTTCTCCCCAGGGCAGCTGGGATCACAGTTTGTGGCAGGGTGGAGGACCTCAGAGTTGAAGGGCACTGGGCTGACAGGGAGGAGAACCCCAGGACACACCCAGGACTGGGGAAAGAACATTCAAGCTGCTCTGTTTGTCCTGCTACCGGCATGGCATGAAAATGGATAATAAATGGGTGGATGGATGCCCAAAAAAGTTAATGTAAAATAGCAGTACAAAAGCAGACATTATTGGTTATTGGAGTTAATATTATAAATAACATTAAACCGCCGGTTAATTGCTGgcgttgttttattttatttatattttgacaagTTATTACATTAGCATGTTGTTGGCTAATTACCAGCTGGTTCccacttttaacttttaagctcatttttattgtgatttctatgtaataaataaataccttaaTTCTTATTAAAACTGGATGAGATGGGTGAGATCAATAAGGGATCATAGCTTTTACTTCAGTTCACCTGGTtagattattttattgaaattttcaCATAAACACTTTAGTTATAGAATGGACATAGGCAGACAGTCTTTGAACAAAATGCCATTAAAAATTGCTTTGTCAGCACAATGAATAATTAATGCAATCTGCAAAATCATGACTGAGATTTTTTATATGCTATCTCACATCAAGTCATGGCACAATGAAGTCACTCCATTCTTTGTATCATGCTCAAATGCAAAACGCTAcaaaatattgatgaacagtGACTAAGTAACAGCTATTAGTTGGCAAGGTCAGAAATATAAGTGGcaatcaaaaatatttaaatctgACAAAAGCCTCATTACAGTACCTTTGTTAAATCTACATTACAATCTCCTTTGCCATTGGGGCCACCATTACTCACACCCTGAGCTGGTGTTGCTACCACACAGCGCTTTAGGTCTTCACACAGCTGGTCACACACCAGGACACAGTTAACACTTGAAAGAGAGCCAGCCTCCAATTCAGGGTTAGGGACAGGGTCACTATCACAGCAGGGGCTAGTGTTAGTGTCAAGGCCAGAGCTAGTGCCAGCACTTGGATCAAGGATAATGCCAGGGTGAGGTTCAGCCTCAGCACGGTggatctctgtgtctgtctctgggtTTTCCCCAGGAGACTCTGTGCAGGAGCGCAGGCTTGTTACCTCTGCCTTATTATCTGAGTCACAGATCTTtctttcctgctgctgctcggtTCTCAGCCTCCGGCGGCTGATCTGCTTCTGTATCTGCAGTTTGCTGGTGAAGAAGATATTCTGCCATCCCACCTCCAGGGCCAGGGCTGACACTTCAGCTGAAACTGTGTCACAGTGTCTCCGCACAGCCTTCTCCCAAAACTCCTCTGACCCACACAGCTGAGGAGCAGAAGCGATACgataatataaaaaacaaagtcaCTGTTCATATAACAGCTGCATTTGTTGCTAGAATACAGTTTCtaatttattaaaacaaatattgtCACATCATTTCACCAAAGAACAATATATCCATGTGAAGCCTAAAAACTGTAATAGAcctactttgtttttttttttttttttttcacacacagcagacaatCTGTATTTGGTAGCACCTCCTGTCACATTTCTCCTGAGTTCACCTGTCTGAACCTGTGCGAGGTTCGTCCGAGCTGTCCAACTTCCTCCAGCTCCAGATACATTAATATGCGGAGCAGCAAGGGCTCAGGCAGGCGCTCCAGGTAATCATAATGGCCTTGACACAAAGCCCGGGTGTACTCCAAGATTCGATGACCAAAAATCATACTGACCTGACCTGAAAAGTTgacaaatgtttttaatgtcaCACCAACACTGATTTAGTTTAGTCCACAACAGAGCAATTCTATACACAAAATACTATCTGAGGATGTTATACACCGAAGATAACCgatgcacaagaaaaaaaaaaaaacaatatatcgTCTATAGAAACTAATTGT contains these protein-coding regions:
- the fbxo36b gene encoding F-box only protein 36b; translated protein: MASFLPEILFEICGQAPSPVKDFYCLVISKSDVILRWWKISLRNEARNARPGQQRESHQDYLDDSQLQSQVSMIFGHRILEYTRALCQGHYDYLERLPEPLLLRILMYLELEEVGQLGRTSHRFRQLCGSEEFWEKAVRRHCDTVSAEVSALALEVGWQNIFFTSKLQIQKQISRRRLRTEQQQERKICDSDNKAEVTSLRSCTESPGENPETDTEIHRAEAEPHPGIILDPSAGTSSGLDTNTSPCCDSDPVPNPELEAGSLSSVNCVLVCDQLCEDLKRCVVATPAQGVSNGGPNGKGDCNVDLTKVL